The Sesamum indicum cultivar Zhongzhi No. 13 linkage group LG1, S_indicum_v1.0, whole genome shotgun sequence genome includes a window with the following:
- the LOC105168452 gene encoding uncharacterized protein LOC105168452, which produces MLCKCELIQLTSIYYLFLLLPTLQMASLTPGTLDKLLHKDFKVAGEHRSALLQVISIVPSLEDDPWKSRGYFLRVSDSVHSAYVSVSDGDVELILSDKIQLGQFIHVTWLDSGSPVPVLRGLKPIPKRRPCVGEPKDLISSDFLNSKKVEAKVKSKGKLKKVVGNEEGNVRRISLGNGKLGGLGSRRLSLDSSRKGWDRSPQSRNGGRDEKSKTKDNLSSLVSVVTNKVFPHDSPKGSSISPLTSKNVIVSPNHLSKPIIKNLKSSDDGIFPSHFNKVALSAKNWSDSKILWNSLPSTICDLGKEVRSYRNVSFVSAVRALEEVSVYDGVLQCMSMFAELRESSEKEAEASGPLIEQFLKLHESMKKAAIVVSSLINMETSARDSNNCSSRFSESGKCLSPASKNASLWVQAAVQTDLSKFSLYAKEEEKGISNCEKRHYVVIENTPVKVETENHSPDNKKNSINHASSKSVPKVKELSSHSRRHLSNTKGTIAGLETWSEGSGWSHVADLAQKLLSSSRAWFLDYLEDSLNNGFRLKSKEDTSQITVLLGQLKRVNQWLDEAFQEDGRADERINSLKKKLYRFLLNHVDSAVPRR; this is translated from the exons ATGCTGTGTAAGTGTGAATTAATTCAGTTGACAagcatttattatttatttctcctGTTGCCCACTTTGCAAATGGCTTCTCTTACCCCCGGCACACTGGACAAGCTCTTGCATAAGGATTTCAAGGTGGCCGGTGAACACCGCTCTGCTCTTCTCCAG gTTATTAGCATTGTTCCGTCACTGGAAGATGACCCATGGAAGAGCAGGGGATACTTTTTGAGGGTTTCAGATTCGGTTCACTCAGCTTATGTATCAGTATCAGATGGAGATGTGGAGTTGATATTGAGTGACAAGATCCAACTAGGCCAGTTCATCCATGTAACTTGGCTAGACTCGGGCTCCCCTGTTCCGGTGCTTCGGGGTCTAAAACCCATCCCCAAGAGACGGCCCTGTGTGGGTGAACCAAAGGATTTGATATCCAGCGATTTTCTGAATTCTAAGAAGGTGGAAGCAAAGGTGAAGTCCAAAGGAAAGCTGAAGAAAGTGGTGGGAAATGAAGAGGGGAATGTTAGAAGAATTTCTTTGGGAAATGGAAAGCTAGGAGGTTTGGGGAGCAGAAGATTGAGTTTGGATTCATCCCGGAAAGGATGGGATAGGAGTCCTCAAAGTAGAAATGGTGGTAGAGATGAAAAGTCTAAAACGAAAGATAATTTGTCAAGCTTAGTATCC GTTGTCACTAATAAGGTCTTCCCCCATGATTCACCAAAGGGTTCAAGCATTTCACCTCTTACAAGCAAGAACGTTATAGTCTCACCAAATCATCTGTCAAAGCCTATTATCAAGAACTTGAAATCATCAGATGATGGTATTTTTCCTAGCCATTTCAATAAAGTGGCTCTCAGTGCTAAAAACTGGTCTGACTCAAAGATCTTGTGGAATTCACTTCCTTCCACCATCTGTGACCTTGGAAAG GAAGTTAGAAGCTATAGGAATGTTTCGTTCGTCTCTGCAGTTCGTGCACTAGAAGAAGTATCTGTATATGATGGTGTCCTTCAGTGCATGAG TATGTTTGCAGAACTACGCGAGTCATCTGAGAAAGAGGCAGAGGCATCCGGTCCATTAATAGAACAATTTTTGAAGCTTCACGAGAGCATGAAGAAAGCTGCTATAGTTGTTAGTTCTCTGATAAATATGGAGACTTCTGCAAGAGACAGCAACAATTGCAGTTCTCGATTCTCAGAATCAGGGAAGTGCCTCAGTCCTGCAAGTAAAAATGCTTCATTATGGGTTCAAGCTGCAGTCCAGACCGATCTTTCCAAATTCTCCCTCTAtgcaaaagaagaagaaaagggcaTCTCTAATTGTGAAAAGCGTCATTATGTTGTGATAGAAAACACACCAGTGAAAGTCGAGACAGAGAACCATTCACCTGATAACAAGAAAAACAGCATCAACCATGCCTCGAGTAAATCAGTTCCAAAGGTGAAAGAATTGTCATCTCATTCAAGACGGCATCTTTCCAATACAAAAGGAACAATTGCTGGACTGGAAACATGGTCAGAAGGCTCGGGATGGAGCCATGTCGCTGATTTAGCACAAAAGTTGCTCTCGTCATCACGTGCCTGGTTCTTGGATTATTTGGAAGATTCTCTAAATAATGGATTCAGACTGAAGAGCAAAGAAGATACTTCTCAGATCACAGTCCTTCTTGGGCAGCTTAAAAGGGTTAACCAGTGGTTGGACGAGGCATTCCAAGAAGATGGTAGAGCTGATGAGAGAATAAACAGTTTGAAAAAGAAGCTATACAGATTTCTACTTAACCATGTCGATTCTGCAGTTCCTCGCAGGTAG